The following proteins are co-located in the Polymorphospora rubra genome:
- a CDS encoding 1-aminocyclopropane-1-carboxylate deaminase/D-cysteine desulfhydrase, giving the protein MAQDKTASGGTTAGSEITAGIGTAAGGGTAAERLGVRLPSPVHRLVDERTERHGVRLLLKRDDLISRLVPGNKWRKLAHNLVAATAGGQRTLLTFGGAYSNHLRAVAAAGQACGFATIGVVRGEPYDPLNWSLARARELGMTLTYLDRTTWRRKTSPEITDALRHRFGDFFLIPEGGSNPLALPGCAEMVAEIVEPFDVICCPVGTGGTLAGIVSALSAAPAGTAGPTSPAGVLSPTGPASPTGATGPTARPDQLRPRPRAIGFAALKGGGYLADEVAALIDASGPMPETCRVEEPVKVDWSVETDFHFGGFARTTAELDRFIADFGVRHGIRLDRIYVGKMLAGLFTMIAAGRFAPGTTIVAVVTGPAEEPDESYPQAD; this is encoded by the coding sequence GTGGCCCAAGACAAGACGGCCAGCGGCGGGACAACGGCCGGCAGCGAGATAACGGCCGGCATCGGGACAGCGGCCGGCGGTGGGACAGCGGCCGAGCGGCTCGGCGTACGGCTGCCGTCGCCGGTGCACCGGTTGGTCGACGAACGGACAGAGCGACACGGCGTACGACTGCTGCTCAAGCGGGACGATCTGATCAGCCGGCTGGTGCCGGGCAACAAGTGGCGCAAGCTGGCGCACAACCTGGTCGCCGCCACCGCGGGCGGGCAGCGGACGCTGCTGACGTTCGGCGGTGCCTATTCGAACCATCTGCGGGCGGTCGCGGCCGCCGGGCAGGCCTGCGGTTTCGCCACGATCGGGGTGGTCCGGGGTGAGCCGTACGATCCGCTGAACTGGTCGCTGGCCCGGGCCCGTGAGCTGGGGATGACGCTGACCTATCTGGACCGGACGACCTGGCGGCGCAAGACGTCGCCCGAGATCACCGACGCGCTACGTCACCGGTTCGGCGACTTCTTCCTGATCCCGGAGGGTGGCAGCAACCCACTCGCGCTGCCCGGCTGCGCTGAGATGGTGGCCGAGATCGTCGAACCGTTCGACGTGATCTGCTGCCCGGTCGGTACCGGGGGCACGCTGGCCGGCATCGTCTCGGCCCTGTCCGCCGCGCCGGCCGGAACCGCAGGCCCGACCAGCCCGGCCGGGGTGCTGAGCCCGACCGGGCCGGCGAGCCCGACCGGGGCCACCGGCCCGACCGCACGCCCGGACCAACTCCGGCCCCGACCGCGCGCGATCGGTTTCGCCGCATTGAAGGGCGGCGGATACCTGGCCGACGAGGTCGCCGCCCTGATCGACGCTTCCGGCCCGATGCCGGAAACATGCCGGGTGGAAGAGCCCGTCAAGGTCGACTGGTCGGTGGAGACCGACTTCCACTTCGGCGGCTTCGCCCGGACCACCGCCGAACTCGACCGCTTCATCGCTGATTTCGGGGTCCGGCACGGCATCCGGCTGGATCGGATCTACGTCGGCAAGATGCTCGCCGGCCTGTTCACGATGATCGCGGCGGGGCGGTTCGCGCCGGGTACGACGATCGTGGCTGTCGTGACCGGTCCGGCCGAGGAGCCTGACGAAAGTTATCCACAGGCCGATTGA
- a CDS encoding sugar transferase: MRHLDSFEIQPTPPPAPNGVPRSAWSRSRRRASRWHRPYTVALLLLDFAAAVLASYISISLFEKATAGFTDADQDATWFHTVTYLLLPLGWLVVLWANGTYDRRYLGLGTDEFKRVIRAAVTVAASVSFLAFATKTDLSRLSVATALVGALVLILLARYQARFVLHLVRKRAGQAAHRMVLVGTLPECLEVYTAVTRSPAAGLVPVAIHITDGYAAARGMQTPIPVYAGRDVLALVREVGGDTIAVCGSASAEPGELRRLAWQLEGSGIDLVVAPQLTDIAGPRVHIRPIEGLPLLHVEEPTLSGLAWLVKNVIDRVAAAVGLIALIPVFIAIALAIRISDPGPVFFRQPRVGHEGRTFRVWKFRTMYVDAEDRLASLVDQNETDGMLFKIRKDPRVFPVGRFLRASSLDELPQLINVLWGEMSLVGPRPLPADDGDFLGDVRRRLLVRPGITGLWQVSGRSDLSWDEAVRLDLYYVDNWSLAYDLSILWRTIGVVVARKGAY, from the coding sequence GTGCGCCACCTCGACAGCTTCGAAATCCAGCCGACACCACCGCCGGCCCCCAACGGTGTGCCCCGCTCCGCGTGGTCCCGGTCGCGGCGGCGGGCGTCCCGGTGGCACCGCCCCTACACGGTCGCGCTGCTCCTGCTCGACTTCGCCGCGGCCGTACTCGCCAGCTACATCTCGATCAGTCTCTTCGAGAAGGCGACCGCCGGCTTCACCGACGCCGACCAGGACGCCACCTGGTTCCACACCGTCACCTACCTGCTGCTGCCGCTCGGCTGGCTGGTCGTGCTGTGGGCCAACGGGACGTACGACCGGCGATATCTCGGACTCGGCACCGACGAGTTCAAACGCGTCATCCGGGCCGCCGTCACCGTCGCCGCCAGCGTCTCCTTCCTCGCGTTCGCCACCAAGACCGACCTGTCCCGGCTCTCCGTCGCCACCGCCCTCGTCGGCGCGCTGGTGCTGATCCTGCTGGCCAGATACCAGGCCCGGTTCGTCCTCCACCTCGTACGGAAACGAGCCGGCCAGGCCGCCCACCGGATGGTGCTGGTCGGCACCCTGCCGGAATGCCTGGAGGTCTACACCGCGGTCACCCGCAGCCCCGCCGCCGGACTGGTCCCCGTCGCCATCCACATCACCGACGGCTACGCCGCCGCCCGCGGCATGCAGACCCCGATCCCGGTGTACGCCGGACGCGACGTACTCGCCCTCGTGCGCGAGGTCGGCGGCGACACCATCGCCGTCTGCGGCTCCGCCAGCGCCGAACCCGGCGAGCTGCGCCGGCTCGCCTGGCAGCTCGAAGGCTCCGGCATCGACCTCGTCGTCGCCCCGCAGCTCACCGACATCGCCGGCCCACGGGTGCACATCCGTCCCATCGAGGGCCTGCCACTGCTGCACGTCGAGGAGCCCACCCTCTCCGGCCTCGCCTGGCTGGTGAAGAACGTGATCGACCGGGTCGCGGCCGCCGTCGGCCTCATCGCTCTCATCCCCGTCTTCATCGCCATCGCGCTCGCCATCCGGATCTCCGATCCCGGCCCGGTGTTCTTCCGCCAACCCCGCGTCGGTCACGAGGGCCGCACGTTCCGGGTCTGGAAGTTCCGGACCATGTACGTCGACGCCGAAGACCGCCTCGCCTCGCTGGTCGACCAGAACGAAACCGACGGCATGCTCTTCAAGATCCGAAAGGATCCCCGGGTCTTTCCCGTCGGTCGCTTCCTCCGGGCCAGCTCCCTCGACGAACTACCCCAGCTGATCAACGTGCTCTGGGGCGAGATGTCCCTCGTCGGCCCCCGCCCGCTTCCCGCCGACGACGGCGACTTCCTCGGCGACGTACGCCGCCGGCTCCTCGTCCGCCCCGGCATCACCGGCCTCTGGCAGGTCTCCGGACGCTCCGACCTCTCCTGGGACGAAGCCGTCCGTCTCGACCTCTACTACGTCGACAACTGGTCCCTCGCCTACGACCTCAGCATCCTCTGGCGCACCATCGGCGTCGTCGTTGCCCGCAAGGGCGCTTACTGA
- a CDS encoding ABC transporter ATP-binding protein, whose product MTGEHPALALRGLAKRFETKIAVRGVDLDVPAGSFYGLLGPNGAGKTTTLSMAVGLLRPDQGQAWVLGHDVWGSPAEAKRLLGVMPDGVRLFDRLNGAELLAYNGLLRGMDPAVVDQRAHELLDVLALGDAGNTLVVDYSAGMKKKIGLACALLHGPRLLVLDEPFEAVDPVSAALIRDILQRYVVGGGTVIFSSHVMEVVERLCSHVAILADGAIKRVGTLAEVRGNRSLEQVFVEVVGGRTATGAELAWL is encoded by the coding sequence ATGACTGGTGAGCACCCCGCACTCGCCCTGCGCGGGCTGGCCAAACGGTTCGAGACCAAGATCGCCGTACGCGGTGTGGACCTCGACGTGCCGGCCGGTTCCTTCTACGGGCTGCTCGGCCCCAACGGCGCGGGCAAGACCACCACCCTGTCGATGGCGGTCGGCCTGCTCCGCCCCGACCAGGGCCAGGCGTGGGTGCTCGGCCACGACGTGTGGGGCAGCCCGGCCGAGGCGAAGCGGCTGCTCGGTGTGATGCCGGACGGCGTACGCCTCTTCGACCGGCTCAACGGCGCCGAACTGCTCGCGTACAACGGGCTGCTGCGCGGCATGGATCCGGCAGTGGTCGACCAGCGGGCCCACGAACTGCTTGACGTGCTCGCCCTCGGCGACGCCGGGAACACGCTCGTCGTCGACTACTCGGCGGGCATGAAGAAGAAGATCGGCCTTGCCTGCGCGCTGCTGCACGGCCCGCGCCTGTTGGTGCTCGACGAGCCGTTCGAGGCGGTCGACCCGGTCTCGGCCGCGCTGATCCGCGACATCCTGCAACGCTATGTCGTCGGCGGCGGCACCGTGATCTTCTCGAGCCATGTGATGGAGGTCGTCGAGCGGCTCTGCAGCCACGTGGCGATCCTCGCCGACGGGGCGATCAAGCGGGTGGGGACCCTCGCCGAGGTGCGGGGCAACCGGTCGCTGGAGCAGGTGTTCGTCGAGGTGGTCGGCGGACGGACCGCGACCGGCGCGGAACTGGCATGGCTGTGA
- a CDS encoding DUF485 domain-containing protein — translation MEAPADPPPSPVQPQDPVQPQNQRQPQNQRPALPPQRTRVVLADVTRRPADHDRTRRELTEQTQVGEALVRGLVRAQLALALRLCLVVAIGLGALPLLFAVAPAVSDVQILGVDLPWLLLGLGSFPFLVAVGWTYVHLAERNEQDFTAVVRRPER, via the coding sequence ATGGAGGCTCCCGCCGACCCACCCCCGTCCCCGGTCCAGCCTCAGGACCCGGTCCAGCCGCAGAATCAGCGCCAGCCCCAGAACCAGCGCCCGGCGCTACCCCCGCAGCGCACCAGGGTGGTGCTCGCCGACGTGACCCGCCGCCCCGCCGACCACGACCGCACCCGCCGTGAACTGACCGAGCAGACCCAGGTCGGCGAAGCCCTCGTACGTGGTCTGGTGCGGGCCCAACTCGCCCTGGCCCTACGGCTCTGCCTGGTCGTCGCGATCGGCCTCGGCGCCCTGCCGCTGCTGTTCGCGGTCGCCCCGGCGGTCAGCGACGTGCAGATCCTCGGCGTCGACCTGCCGTGGCTGCTGCTCGGGTTGGGCTCGTTCCCGTTCCTGGTCGCGGTCGGTTGGACGTACGTCCACCTGGCCGAACGCAACGAGCAGGACTTCACGGCCGTGGTCCGGCGCCCGGAGCGCTGA
- a CDS encoding ABC transporter permease: MAVAEPARQGVRPVTPALFVRLKLRVMANNFRGQAWRIGLFVGGGLVGLFFAGLGFLLFAATGLADDIGIARLAAAFGGAGLVLGWLLLPLVFFGVDETLDPARFALLPLPRRTLVGGLFMAALVGVPALALLVATSGLVVSAGLHGGWFAALVAAVGVVAGLLLCVAVSRAVTSAFATMLRSRRVRDLAAVLLAVLAALLGPLQIALIGAAENTDWQRFTGAAEIIGWTPFGAPYTMGLDVADGRLWAVPVKLALLAVTLSLLLWWWSRSLESAMVGAVSGGPARAAKGEPGQAVDQLFPASLRWMPRTRFGALVAREARYWWRDARRRSNLITVAIVGIFVPAMINFTSFEFNGDVSGLTASPTTVGLSMLFVGMLAAVTLANQFGFDGSAYAANVVAGVPGRVELQARVAAFSLYIVPFLALVTVGFGFVLGEPAWIGVIGGTVAAAYGTGLAVNLGISVVGAYALPETSNPFAINTGAGIAKSMLSLVAMVGSAALGLPMIIATALLPDFWLWLALPVGVAYGYGAVALGTYITGDVLDRRMPELLQTVTPRR, from the coding sequence GTGGCGGTCGCCGAACCGGCCCGGCAGGGCGTCCGGCCCGTCACGCCGGCGCTGTTCGTGCGGCTCAAGCTGCGGGTGATGGCCAACAACTTCCGCGGCCAGGCGTGGCGGATCGGGCTGTTCGTCGGCGGCGGCCTGGTGGGCCTGTTCTTCGCAGGGCTCGGTTTCCTGCTCTTCGCGGCCACCGGCCTGGCCGACGACATCGGCATCGCCCGACTGGCTGCCGCGTTCGGCGGCGCCGGGCTGGTGCTGGGCTGGCTGCTGTTGCCGCTGGTCTTCTTCGGTGTCGACGAGACGCTCGACCCGGCCCGGTTCGCCCTGCTGCCGCTGCCCCGGCGGACCCTGGTCGGCGGCCTGTTCATGGCCGCACTGGTGGGTGTGCCGGCGCTGGCCCTCCTGGTAGCCACGTCCGGGCTGGTCGTGTCGGCCGGGCTGCACGGCGGCTGGTTCGCCGCCCTCGTCGCCGCGGTCGGGGTGGTCGCCGGGCTTCTGCTGTGTGTCGCGGTGAGTCGGGCGGTGACCAGCGCGTTCGCCACGATGCTGCGGTCGCGGCGGGTCCGTGACCTGGCGGCCGTGCTGCTCGCCGTACTCGCGGCGCTGCTCGGGCCGTTGCAGATCGCCTTGATCGGTGCCGCGGAGAACACCGACTGGCAGCGGTTCACCGGTGCGGCGGAGATCATCGGGTGGACGCCGTTCGGTGCCCCGTACACGATGGGTCTGGATGTCGCCGACGGCCGGCTCTGGGCCGTACCGGTGAAGCTCGCGCTCCTCGCGGTGACCCTGTCGCTGCTGCTCTGGTGGTGGTCGCGGTCGCTGGAGTCGGCGATGGTCGGTGCGGTCAGCGGTGGCCCGGCCCGGGCCGCGAAGGGCGAGCCGGGTCAGGCCGTCGACCAGCTCTTCCCGGCGAGCCTGCGCTGGATGCCGCGCACCCGGTTCGGCGCGCTGGTCGCCCGCGAGGCGCGCTACTGGTGGCGGGACGCGCGCCGCCGGTCCAACCTGATCACGGTGGCGATCGTCGGCATCTTCGTCCCGGCGATGATCAACTTCACCTCGTTCGAATTCAACGGCGACGTCTCCGGACTGACCGCCTCGCCGACGACGGTCGGCCTGTCGATGCTCTTCGTCGGCATGCTCGCCGCGGTCACCCTGGCCAACCAGTTCGGCTTCGACGGCAGCGCCTACGCGGCCAACGTCGTCGCCGGGGTGCCCGGCCGGGTGGAGCTGCAGGCCCGCGTGGCGGCGTTCTCGCTGTACATCGTGCCGTTCCTGGCCCTGGTCACGGTCGGCTTCGGCTTCGTGCTGGGCGAGCCGGCCTGGATCGGCGTGATCGGTGGCACGGTCGCCGCCGCGTACGGCACCGGGCTGGCGGTCAACCTGGGCATCTCGGTGGTCGGGGCGTACGCACTGCCCGAGACGTCCAACCCGTTCGCGATCAACACTGGTGCCGGCATCGCCAAGAGCATGCTCAGCCTGGTGGCGATGGTGGGATCGGCCGCCCTGGGTCTGCCGATGATCATCGCGACGGCGCTGCTGCCCGACTTCTGGCTGTGGCTGGCGCTTCCGGTCGGCGTCGCGTACGGCTACGGCGCGGTGGCGCTCGGCACGTACATCACCGGCGACGTGCTCGACCGCCGGATGCCGGAGCTGCTGCAGACGGTCACGCCGCGGCGATAG
- a CDS encoding LytR/AlgR family response regulator transcription factor codes for MTAFLRVLAVDDEPPALDELAYLLRADHRVARLHTAGDATEALRVLRDNDIDVVFLDIRMPGLDGMELARILHRFARPPAIVFVTAYDDGAVDAFDLGVTDYVRKPVRAERLAESLRRVVNSRVVPSHPAALARAEDDPTIPVELAGTTRMLPRSAVRWVEAQGDYARLHTADASHLVRVSLATLADRWADAGFVRIHRSFLVQLRLIAELRLANTGYVVVVDGTELPVSRRHTRELKDKLVRAAKQDWNR; via the coding sequence GTGACCGCCTTCCTCCGGGTGCTCGCCGTGGACGACGAGCCGCCGGCCCTGGACGAACTCGCCTACCTGCTGCGGGCCGATCACCGGGTGGCCCGGCTGCATACGGCCGGCGACGCGACCGAGGCGCTGCGGGTGCTGCGCGACAACGACATCGACGTGGTGTTCCTCGACATCCGGATGCCGGGGTTGGACGGGATGGAGTTGGCCCGGATCCTGCACCGGTTCGCACGGCCGCCGGCGATCGTGTTCGTGACCGCGTACGACGACGGCGCGGTGGACGCCTTCGATCTCGGGGTCACCGACTACGTACGCAAGCCGGTGCGGGCGGAGCGGTTGGCGGAGTCGCTGCGCCGGGTGGTGAACTCGCGGGTGGTGCCGTCGCATCCGGCGGCGCTGGCGCGGGCGGAGGACGATCCGACGATTCCGGTGGAGTTGGCGGGAACGACCCGGATGCTGCCCCGTTCGGCGGTGCGCTGGGTGGAGGCGCAGGGCGACTATGCCCGGCTGCACACCGCCGACGCTTCCCATCTCGTACGGGTGTCGCTGGCGACCCTCGCCGACCGCTGGGCCGACGCCGGTTTCGTCCGGATCCACCGCTCGTTCCTGGTGCAGTTGCGGCTGATCGCCGAGTTGCGGCTCGCCAACACAGGTTATGTGGTGGTGGTCGACGGCACGGAGTTGCCGGTGAGTCGTCGGCATACCCGGGAGTTGAAGGACAAGCTGGTGCGGGCGGCGAAGCAGGACTGGAACCGCTGA
- a CDS encoding sensor histidine kinase: protein MGANLSAVLAVLALVTALAGAVFAVVRLRARRGIATATQRATYEVLHTAGLAAEPLRTGLSRAGAAKAVRHLRALVGAPGLAVVDGAEVLAVDGRGGHHSAQFVAAAKRALDTDRSTVLGQRDLRCDRVDCPVRGAVVAPMTGPDGRAAAVVVSIADSEPAPGLVQATLETARWAGAQLALAELDSSRERLARAEVRALRAQISPHFIYNALTAIASFVRTDPERARELILEFADFTRYSFRAHGEFTTLAEELRSIDRYLTIERARFGDRLQVRLQIAPEVLPVGLPFLCLQPLVENAVRHGLSRKPGVGMVSIEARDAGAECHITVEDDGVGMDPAVLAARIAEGVVDPTDDSGQHVGLSNVDERLRAVFGDQFGLVVDTGVGAGTRVSMRVPKFHRHVRASA from the coding sequence GTGGGTGCCAACCTGTCCGCCGTACTTGCCGTGCTGGCGCTGGTCACCGCGCTGGCCGGTGCGGTGTTCGCGGTCGTACGGCTGCGGGCGCGGCGGGGCATCGCGACCGCCACCCAGCGGGCCACGTACGAGGTGCTGCACACCGCCGGTCTGGCCGCCGAACCGCTGCGTACCGGGCTGAGCCGGGCGGGCGCGGCGAAAGCCGTACGGCATCTCCGGGCCCTGGTCGGTGCCCCCGGACTCGCGGTGGTCGACGGCGCGGAGGTGCTGGCGGTCGACGGTCGGGGCGGGCACCACTCGGCGCAGTTCGTCGCGGCGGCGAAGCGGGCGCTGGACACCGACCGGTCGACGGTGCTCGGCCAACGGGACCTGCGGTGCGACCGGGTGGACTGCCCCGTACGCGGTGCGGTGGTGGCGCCGATGACCGGGCCGGACGGCCGGGCGGCGGCCGTCGTCGTGTCGATCGCCGACAGCGAACCGGCACCGGGGTTGGTGCAGGCGACGCTCGAAACGGCCCGGTGGGCCGGGGCGCAGCTGGCGCTGGCAGAACTGGATTCGTCGCGGGAGCGGCTGGCCCGCGCCGAGGTCCGGGCGTTGCGGGCGCAGATCAGCCCGCACTTCATCTACAACGCGCTGACGGCGATCGCCTCGTTCGTACGCACCGATCCGGAACGGGCCCGCGAACTGATCCTGGAGTTCGCCGACTTCACCCGCTACTCGTTCCGGGCCCACGGCGAGTTCACCACGCTGGCCGAGGAGCTGCGGTCGATCGACCGCTACCTGACGATCGAGCGGGCCCGGTTCGGGGACCGGCTGCAGGTCAGGCTGCAGATCGCGCCCGAGGTGCTGCCGGTGGGCCTGCCGTTCCTGTGCCTCCAGCCGCTGGTCGAGAACGCGGTCCGGCACGGCCTGTCACGTAAGCCGGGCGTCGGTATGGTGAGCATCGAGGCCCGTGACGCCGGTGCCGAATGCCACATCACTGTCGAGGACGACGGCGTCGGCATGGATCCGGCGGTGCTGGCGGCCCGCATCGCCGAGGGGGTCGTCGATCCGACCGACGACTCGGGGCAGCATGTCGGGCTGTCGAACGTCGACGAACGGCTGCGGGCGGTCTTCGGTGACCAGTTCGGCCTGGTGGTCGACACGGGTGTGGGGGCGGGTACGAGAGTGAGCATGCGGGTGCCGAAGTTCCACCGCCACGTACGGGCAAGCGCGTGA
- a CDS encoding sodium:solute symporter family transporter — MGNPYIVPGIVAVTLVTAAIGFYGLRLARTTSDFLVASRTVSPTWNASAIGGEYLSAASFLGVAGMILAEGVDMLWYPVGFAAGYLALLLFVAGPLRRSGAFTLPDFCEVRLGSRRLRKLATVFVIFIGWLYLVPQLQGAGLTLSTVTGSPYELGAVLVGAVVITNVALGGMRAITFVQAFQYWLKLTALAVPAIFLVLQWQADGRPAITPPDGPAFRTATTVVIEESATLTLDDGTTIRVRPGDELSFAAGDPVPRVAGVPDGLDWLLPGDPAQEGGGLFATYSLILATFLGTMGLPHVLVRFYTNPDGAAARRTTLVVLALVGLFYLFPTLYGVLGRVYTPQLVMTGQTDATVLLLPGAALGDGLTGQLLAALVAAGAFAAFLSTSSGLLTSVAGVISTDVLGRGSVRDFRLATLIAGLVPLVLAINVAGLDVSQVVGLAFAVAASSFCPLLVLGIWWRRLTDAGAAAGIVAGGGAAVVAALITVAGPPLAGWPATLVAHPAAWTVPLAFAVMVLVSLATRRRTPLDIGATMLRLHAPESLRL; from the coding sequence GTGGGCAACCCGTACATCGTCCCGGGCATCGTCGCGGTCACCCTGGTCACCGCGGCGATCGGCTTCTACGGCCTGCGGCTGGCCCGGACGACGTCGGACTTCCTGGTCGCCTCGCGCACGGTCAGCCCGACCTGGAACGCGTCGGCGATCGGCGGCGAATACCTGTCGGCGGCGTCGTTCCTCGGCGTCGCCGGCATGATCCTCGCCGAGGGTGTCGACATGCTCTGGTATCCGGTCGGGTTCGCCGCCGGCTACCTCGCCCTCCTGCTCTTCGTGGCCGGGCCGCTGCGCCGCTCGGGCGCCTTCACCCTGCCCGACTTCTGCGAGGTGCGGCTCGGCTCGCGCCGGCTCCGCAAGCTCGCCACCGTCTTCGTGATCTTCATCGGCTGGCTCTACCTGGTGCCGCAGTTGCAGGGCGCCGGCCTGACCCTGAGCACGGTCACCGGGAGCCCGTACGAGTTGGGTGCGGTCCTGGTCGGTGCGGTGGTGATCACGAACGTGGCGCTGGGCGGGATGCGGGCGATCACCTTCGTGCAGGCGTTCCAGTACTGGCTGAAGCTCACCGCGCTGGCCGTACCCGCGATCTTCCTGGTCCTGCAGTGGCAGGCCGACGGGCGGCCGGCGATCACCCCGCCGGACGGCCCGGCGTTCCGGACCGCGACCACCGTCGTGATCGAGGAGTCCGCGACCCTCACCCTCGACGACGGCACCACCATCCGGGTACGCCCCGGCGACGAGTTGTCGTTCGCCGCCGGCGACCCGGTGCCGCGGGTGGCGGGTGTCCCGGACGGGCTGGACTGGCTGCTGCCCGGCGACCCGGCCCAGGAGGGCGGCGGGCTGTTCGCCACCTATTCACTGATCCTGGCCACGTTCCTGGGAACGATGGGGCTTCCGCACGTACTCGTCCGCTTCTACACGAATCCGGACGGGGCCGCCGCCCGGCGGACCACGCTGGTGGTGCTGGCGCTCGTCGGGCTGTTCTATCTCTTCCCCACCCTGTACGGCGTGCTCGGCCGGGTCTACACCCCGCAGTTGGTGATGACGGGGCAGACCGACGCGACGGTGCTGCTGCTGCCCGGCGCCGCGCTCGGCGACGGGCTGACCGGGCAACTGCTGGCCGCGCTGGTGGCGGCCGGCGCGTTCGCCGCGTTCCTGTCGACCTCGTCCGGGCTGCTGACCAGCGTCGCCGGGGTGATCTCGACCGATGTGCTCGGCCGGGGTTCGGTACGCGACTTCCGGCTCGCCACGCTGATCGCCGGCCTCGTGCCGCTGGTGCTCGCGATCAACGTGGCCGGACTGGACGTCTCGCAGGTGGTCGGGTTGGCGTTCGCGGTGGCCGCGTCCAGTTTCTGCCCGCTTCTGGTGTTGGGCATCTGGTGGCGGCGGCTGACCGACGCGGGCGCCGCGGCCGGGATCGTCGCCGGTGGCGGCGCGGCGGTCGTGGCCGCCCTGATCACGGTCGCCGGTCCGCCGCTGGCCGGCTGGCCGGCGACCCTGGTCGCGCATCCGGCGGCCTGGACGGTGCCGCTCGCGTTCGCGGTCATGGTGCTGGTGTCGCTCGCCACCCGCCGCCGTACGCCGCTCGACATCGGCGCGACCATGCTCCGGCTGCACGCTCCCGAGTCGCTGCGGCTCTGA